Part of the Permianibacter fluminis genome, GCGCCGCCAGCTGCGGCACAATCGCCTCAGCCAAGACTTTCGGCAAGACCACACCTTTCGCGATGCCTTGCTTCATCAGCGCAATGTTGTAAGTACTGTTCTCGACGAAGCCGTCAATCTTGCGCAGGAACGCATCGTAATCGGCAACGGTGGCAAACGGCTGTGCGCTCTGGCCGGAGCCGAGCTGGGCAAACTGGCTGTACTCGTTATAGAACTGGTTCAGCGGCAGCAGTTCGGTCGGGAAGCGTTCGCCAGCCTTGGCCTGCTGCAGATCAAACTTGAACAGTTCATAGGTGATGCGCTGATCCGGGCTCAGGCTAGCCGGCTCGATGGCAGTGAGTCGATTCAGGTAACGCGCATTCAGCTCGCGCTGCGCTGCCAGTTTTTCCGGACTGCTGATGCAGTATTTGTCGTTGAAGCGGTAGTCGCCAAAGTAGATGCCCGCACAGGGATTGAGCTGCAGGTTGTCTTCGAAATACTGATCCGCCACCGTGTTGATATCGGCAATCGGCGGCACCGCCACCGGTGCTGGCGGCTCACTGTCAGTACAGGCCACTGACAAACTGGCGGCGATCAACAGGGCAAGCAGACGCGGGGCTTGGGGGGAAATGAAGGCAGGCATAAGTCTTCCGGGCGGAGGAAAATATTCCGGCGAGACTACGGCCTGCCCTCGGTCGCGACAAGTGCAACCTGATGCCAACACACCTGGCATGGTTTCCAGATGTGTCTGTTTTCTCAGGGCTCGATTGTTTCGGCACCACCACCGCCACCAACGGGCGACACGGCCATGGACCGAGTGCCGACTAGAGAGTCGCTCTTGTAGCGGCGGACGTTGACGGTAAAGTCGTTGCCGACCAGATCATTGGCATCCTGCAAGAATTCCAGCGTCACCAACTGGCCGGGCGCGGTTACCGCATAAATGGCATTGGCCGACTCGCTGACTTTATTAAGCCGACGCTGACCCAAATTGGTACGTCGCCAACGCTCCAATGGTCTGGTCGAACTGGCCACTTTGAAATTCACCTCACCGGAATCAGAATCTGCCCACACGCCATCATAGACGGTGACTTTGATGCCGATGTCAGCCAGCTCGGCGTAAAGATGGTTGTAGTCGCCATCGAAGACAAACTGGTGACGTGCCATCACCGCCATGCGCTTGCCACAACCGCTGCAACTGCTGATTTCAGCGTTCGCAACGAAGTCTTCGTCCTGATAAACCGGCACGACGCTGTCAGCGGCCATTGCCGTCCAGCTCGCCAGCAGCCCCAAAAACGATGCCAGAACTTGTCGAATTTTCATGATTTCCTCCGTGATCGACTGAGCAAATCCGGCCCCTGCGGTGGCGCCGGCAAGGCGCCGCTTTTTGCGGCACGGACGACTAGCTTAGCCCCGTTGGCCTGCCGAGGGCATCCGACTTGACAGCTTACGAACGGTCGTTCTATTATTCGAGCATCACCACTTCCCAGTCCATCTGCCCATGAGCAAAGGCGAGCAAACCCGACAGCACATTCTTGGCACCGCCCTGGGCATGGCCCGGGAACGCGGGCTGGAAGGGCTGACCATCGGCTCGCTGGCCGATGGGCTGGCGATGTCGAAAAGCGGCGTCTTTGCCCATTTCGGCTCCAAGGAAGAACTACAGATCGCGGTCTTGAAAGAGGCCGCCGAGCGCTTTGCCGAACAGGTGCTGAGGCCCGCGCTGGCACAGCCGCGTGGCGTCGCCCGGGTGCGCGCCATCCTGCAGCACTGGCTGGCCTATTCGGTTGCCAGTGGCTTGCCCGGTGGCTGCCTGTTTATCGCTGCCGCTGCCGAATTTGACGACAAGCCGGGCCCGGTGCGCGATTTCCTGCAACAACAACAGAGCCAATGGCGGCTGTCGCTGCTGAAGGCCATCCAGATGGCGGTCGACGCTGGCGAATTGCCGGCGGAAACCGATCCCGAGCAGTTTGGTTTTGAGTTGTTTGCGCTGGTGCTTGCCAGCCATCACGACCAGCGCCTGCTCGGCGAGACCCAAGCACTCGGCCGCGCCCAACGTGGCTTTGAACGACTGCTGGCCTACCCGCCGCTGCACCTCAGCCACTGAATCGACCGCACACCGTATCCCCGGATTTTATGGAGCCCATCATGCAAACCGCTCTTTCGCCCAGCAAAAGCACGACCGTTCGCGCGGAAGGAGTGCCGACCGGCATCCGGCTCGGCTTTCAGTTGCTGGAGAAGCTGTCACCGGCATTGGCGCTGACCGCGCTGAACCGGGTCTTTGCCCGGCCGGCCCGTCATCCCTGGCCTGCTGAAGAGCAGAAGTGGCTGGCACTGGCCGAGCGCAAAACCTTGTTCAGCCGCGACATGCCGCTGCCGGAATGGGACGGCAAAGCGCTCGCGGTCTATCGCTGGCGGCCGACCACGGCCATGACCGGCCGGGTCCTGCTGATGCACGGCTGGGCCGGTCGCGCTACCCAGTTGTGGCCATTTCTGCCCGGCTTGCTGGCCGCCGGCAAGGAAGTCATCGCGCTGGATGCGCCCGGCCATGGTCACAGCCACGGTCGCTGGTCGTCGCTGCTGCAGTTCAGCCGCGCGCTGCAACGCGTGGTCCGCGAGCTGGGGCCAATTGATGGCACCATCACCCATTCCTTTGGCGGCCCGTCGCTGCTGCATGCCATGACCGAAGGCCTGACCGTACCCAAAGCCGTGCTCATTGCGCCGCCGATTCGGGTGCTCGATTTCACTCAGGCGCTGGTACGCACACTCGGCTTGAGTGAAGCCAGCCGACAACGGCTGCACGCGCACTGGGAGGAAAAACTCGGCATTCGTTTTGCCGATCTGGACGCCATCAAGATGGCCGCCGAGCTGCACGGCGACGCGCTGATCATTCACGATCAACACGATCGCGATGTCCCACACAGCCGCGGTGCGCTGTTGGCCGAAGCCTGGCCGAATGCCACGCTGCTCAGCACCACCGGTCTCGGTCATCGTCGGGTGCTGAAAGATCCGGCGGTGGTAGCTGCTGCGCTGGCGCACTTGCGCTGAATTGCAACGCGAATGGTCGCGATCACTGCCGCTTTGCCTGCAGCAGGTGTGCGATCTGCGCTGCAATCTTCTGTGCGGTCGACGGAGCGCGACCGCGCCGCAGCTGCGTGATCAGAGAAGTATTCAGACAGAGTTTTTTGCTTCGCGTGTTGCTCAGGCCTGCTTGCGCTCCTCCATCAGCGCCATGACGTTGCCGCTTGGGTCTTCAAAAAACGCCAGCCACTGCGCCGTACCAGCAGCAGCATAAACCTGCTGCGGCGGCTCTCGGGCAACGGTGCCGGCAGCCATCAATGCCTGCCAGCTGTGGTCAATATCGGCCACTTTGAAATACAGCACCGATGCCCGTTGCTGCGGATCAGCCGCATTGGGCTGCGACAACATCAGACGCACGCCGTTGACGTCGAAAAAAGCCATGCCACCGGCTTCGAACAGGTAGCGCAAACCCAGTTGTTCGCGATAGAACCGAACCGCGCTCGGCAAATCGTGCACGTAAACGGCAATCTGGCCGATGCCCTGCACCGCTAACGACGTCATGATCCGCTCCTGTGTTTCGCGCGACTGAATCAGCTTGTCAGTTTGGTTGCTTACCCGGCACCGCGGCATTCGGTCGCTGCCGCTCGATTCAGTTTGATTTAATTTTATTTAACTCAATTCAGGAGCCGACAACGACGGCCGCATCAATCGGTGCTGCTGTGCGAGGGTGGCGAGCTCCGGCAGCGATGGCTGCGCCGGATAGCGCTGCTGGCGAAAATAAATGTAGCCGTCGGTAATCAGTTCGGTACGGGCAGCCTGAGCCGGACGCAGTGCCAATTCGGCAATCAGCGCGGCGGCGGCGCGAACGTCGATGGCATGGCGTGGCTGCTGCTGACTCATTGCGACAGGGTCATAGCGCTCATAGCCGGGGCCGGTGATACCGGCCAGCCGGACAATGCAGCTGTCCGCGGTCAGTGCACGGGCGGTCTGTTCGGCTTCGATGAGGCCGGCGCTGCGGGCACTGGCGGCCGTCACCGGGCTGCTGGCCGTGACCCAGCCATGTTCGTAGCTTTCGTACACCGCGGTCGACGACACCAGCAACACCTGGCGCAGCCGCAATTCACCGCGCTCGAGCTGGCGTTGCAGACCATTCAGCAAGCCGGTCCAGCCGGAACCGCCGTCCGGATGCCGCGGCACCAGACAAATCAGCAGGCGATCGATGTCGGCCGGTACCGGCCCGGCCGGGTTGATCAGGCCCGCATCGCGATCCAGCCGCAACGGAATCAGCGGCAGCTGACGAGCGGCAAGCAGCGCCGTCACCCGGCCGCCGAGCCTGCCTTGACCACAAATGACGTTGCTCATCATGCCCTCCCGCAGCGCCAGCCGGCGCAGAATGCGCGAGATGGTAGCGGCTGGCTTGCGCGCCTGCCACGCACAATCGATACTGCAGGGCGGCCGCCAGCCGGTAGCAGGCGGCAACGACGCCACCCGATTCGATAACAAGGTGTCGATAGCGAACATTGCTGGCGCTGCCAACGCGCTGTACGACCGCCACCGCTGACGCTGGTCGTCGGTCTTTGTCATAACAACGATTTTTGCTGGGGTTTGCCACCACCATGTGGATTCCGGGATACCGCATCGTCCGTACACTGGGTGAAGGCGGCATGGCCACGGTTTATCTGGCCGTACAAGAAAATTTCGAGCGCGAAGTCGCGCTCAAGATCATGTCGCCGCAGCTCGCGCGCGGCGACAGCTCCTATGGCGAACGCTTCATTCGCGAAGCCCGCATCGTCGCCCAGCTCAATCATCCGCATATCGTCGCGGTCTATGACGTCGGCGTCCACGACGGCCAGCATTATCTGGCCATGGAATACGTTCCCGGCAGCGATCTGAAACTGAAGCGGCTGGACCTGTCGCTGGCGCAGACGCTGAGCGCGGTCAAACAAATCGCACTGGCGCTCGAGTACGCGCACAAAAAAGGTTATGTCCACCGCGACATCAAACCGGAAAATGTGCTGCTGAACGAAGACAACAGCCGTGCCGTGCTGACCGATTTCGGTATTGCCCGGCCATCCGGTGTCGAAGGCGGCCTGACCCAGACCGGCACCGCCATCGGCACGCCGAGTTACATGAGCCCGGAACAAGCGCTCGGCAAGCCGCTCGATCACCGCACCGATTTGTATAGCCTCGGCGTAGTGCTGTATTTCCTGCTGGTCGGTGAAGTGCCGTTCACCGCCGACTCGGCCGTCGCCGTTGGCATCAAGCACGCCGTCGAACCGGTGCCGCGGCTGCCGGCCGCGCTGATGCCGTTCCAGCTGATCATCGACAAAGCCCTGGCCAAGGCCGCTGACAAACGTTTTCAAACCGGCGCCGAATTTGCCCACGCGCTGGATGAGCTGATCACGAAACTGAACAGCGAACTCGAGCAAGCCTGGCGGGCGCAGCTTCACGCCATGGCCGGTGCGGAAAAAGCCGCCCCGGCCGCGACCATCATCAGCGGCGCCAATCCGACCATTGCCCCGCCGACGCGGACACCTGCCGGAACACCATCCGCGGCAGCGCATTCATCAGGAAACCCGTCAGCAGCAATGTCTGTAGCAAGGTCACCCGCAACGCCGACGATCGTCGGCGAAGCGGCGCTAGTGGCACACGCAATTGATCGCCCCGGTGGGCAGGCGCGCGCACGATCGGTGCTGCAAACACCGGCGCAGCCCGCGGCAAAATCCGGCAAAGGTCTGTTGATTGCGCTGACGCTGGTGCTGGTTGCCGCTGGCGCCGCTGGCTGGCTCTGGTACCAACAAAAATCCGCCGTTGCCACCGATGCGACCGCTGCAAGCAACAGCAAACCTGCGGCGACGAATGATCAAACCGTCACCGTGCCGGTCAGTAATCCCACGACTGCCGAAAACGGCAGCGGTAGCGATGCCGGCAACCTCACGGGCAGCAACACGGCCACGGAAACAAACGCAGCACCAACCGAGCCGGCAAGCGACGCGACCAACACCAGCAGCAGCACCAATACCAACACCAATGCCGGCGACGTCGCCAATGCGCCGACTCAGGCACCGGTGAGCGAAGCCAAACCGGAGCCGGTCGCTGCTGAACCCGGCCCCAGCATACCGGCCGTTGCCGAAACCGCGCCGGCGAGCGAACCGGTTGCTGCTGATCCGAAAGCCGAAGCTCTTCGCAAACTGCTCGCCGATGCCGACAAGCGCCTGAAGGCCGGCAAGCTGATCGAACCGGCCAATGACAATGCCGAAGCGCTGTATCAGCAGGCACTAAAACTCGACAACAAAAATGCCGCCGCCAAAGACGGCCTGAAAAATGTCGGCACCGCGCTGGCGAAACAAGGCATCGATGCCAGCAAAGCCGGCGACGGTCTACGCGCCACCATGTTGTATGAGCGCGCTGTTGTACTGGCACCGAAAGCGCGCGACGTGCAGCTGCTCAAACAACGGCTGGACGGCGCCGCGCGTGCCGAACAAGCCAAGCCGCTGCTCGCCAAGGCCAAACAATATGAGACCGCCGGCGCCCTGATCACACCGGCCAATGCCAATGCCTACGATCTGTACAAACAAGCGCAGAAAATCGATCCGGCCAGCACGCTGGCACTGGCCGGTTTGTCGCAAGTGGAAGTGAAGCTGGCCGATGAAATCGAACGGCTCTGGCGCAAGGGCCAGGTTGGCGAAGCCAGTGCGCTGTATGCCGGCGCCAAAGAGCGTTATCCGGACAGCAAGGACATTGCCGATGCTGGCAAAGCGATTGTCCAGGGCGCCAACCGCAAGCCGAAACCGAAGCCGAGCGACACGCTGGACGATGAATTGCAACGCCCGGAGATCTTGTCGCTGCGCGTCTCCGGCAATCCGATCAACAGCCTGCCGTCCGATCAACCAACGCTGCTGGTCATCGGTACCAGTTTGCACGCTGCGTTCACTTACCAGAATTTCAAATCCGGCTCGACCGTGGTCGAAGCAACGCTGTACGACGACAACCACCAGATCAAACTCGGCAGCAAGAAACTGACGCTGAATTACGACGCCGGCGAACTGCGTTTCCAGATCGACCGGCCGGTCGAAGGCTTCCCGGACGGCGAGTATTTTCTTGACTTGTTCGCCAACGGCGAGCGACTGTCCAGTCTGCCGTTCAAGATCCAGCGGGCCGATTTGTTCTGATCACGAGCCTCTCGGCGCGGTAACGTCAACCGATAAAAAAAGCTCGCACTGGCGAGCTTTTTTTATGGCGGCATCATCATGGCTACAGTTCAGTGCAGCCGGCAATGGCGGCGGCAAATTCCGGGATTGGTTCAGCGGCTCAATCGCCGAAAAACCCAAATGGCGAACAAACCAATGCTGCCAAGAATCGCTGACGGTACCCGATTGCGGCTGATCCAGTTGCCATTGATCGCCGTCTCGAATGCCTGCAGCGTTTCCGGAACCGGGCCCTGACCGACCACCATCTCAAACGTCAGCGGTTGCATGTTTTCCACCCGCAACACCTCGATGGACATCGCGGTCGGATTGTCATCCGGAATCTGGTAGTGACGGATGACGACGAGGTGGCGCAGCGCATCCGGCTCGGCAAGTGCGGTACTGGCCGCGTCATCACCGAGCAGTTGACGCAGATCTTCTTCACTGACCGTGATCGGCGTGCCGGCAAACTCCACTTGCAAACCGACGCCCGGTTCCAGATCAGGAATCGCCATGTTCGGTGAGTTGATCGTAATGGTGGCATTGCCGAGACTTACCGGCACGCCCTCCGGCGTTGCCGACAATCCGATGCCACCGAGCTTCGCGCTGTCATGCAGGGCGCCGAGAAAATAGTAGGCAACCCAAACCGGGCCCGCCTTCGGATCGGCCTGAAAGCCAACCGTGCCCGGCAACAACTTGCTTTCGGCAAACGCTGAAATGTCATCGAGCTTGTAATAGCCGAGCACCCGGGTTTCTGCCGCGCGACCGGGATTCGCTTGCATGGCACACAGGCCAATGAAAAGCAGAACGATAACGCGCTTCACGCCAAACCATTCCTTGTCAGAATAAACTGTCCGACAGCCACAATAGGTGACGATGATCGGAACGCTGACAGCACACTGTCAATGCCGACCCTTACTTCCGCGCTTTCTGCCGTGCAATCTCTTCGTTGTAGGAGTGCTTGAAATCATCCCAGATGCCGGTGCTGCCGCTCTTCATCATGTCGGCGCCAAGTTCACCGTGGCGGCTGCAGTAATGATCCCAGAGCGCGGCTTTGCGCAGTGCAGGCAGGAAACCGCCGGAAGTTTCTTTCTCGATGGCGCTGGGTGACAAGCGCTTGAGTGCGCCGTCGACGGCGCCGTGCAGGCCGGTCAGCATCGCTGCTTCGTGCTGGCGGATATCGGTCATGGCATCGCGGACGGCGCCGACCGGATCGACAATGCCGGCAGCGATGGCTTCGCTGGAGAACATCAGGCTCATCATTTCCTGACGGGTGCCGGCGTGTTTGATTGGATTCTTGTCGGTCGCGACCACGATGGTGCGGTTGGCGGGGACCAGTTCACTTTTCGATTCGGCCCGTTGCAGCATCAGCCGGCGCAGACCTTCCAGCGCTTCGGCAAGCATTTCGCCGTACAGCCGCAATTTTTCTTCTGCTTCGGCACTGCTGTTGGCGCGCAGCGGAAAACCGAGTCCCTGCGACAACATTTGCAGCGCGCGCTGGCTGTCGGCACTGCCAGCGTCAGCACTGGCCGACGTCTCAGCTTTGACCGCTGGTACCGCCGCTGGTGCGGCAACGATGACTTTCAGCTTGACGCTGAATGGACCGATGGCAAGGGTATCGCCGTCGTTCAACACCGCAGTTTGGCCGTGTGCGCAGGGCTCACCATTGACCAGCACCGGGTTGACCTGCGACAGCACTTCGAGCACAAATTGATCGCCACGGCGGCGGATGCCGGCATGTTGGCGCGAGACGGTGCGCTCCGGATCGTCCAGCACCAGCTGGCATTCCGGCGAGCGACCGATGATGCCGCCGCTGCCATCGAACCGGGCCAACACACTGCCGGCACTTGCCCCGCCAGCAAACGGTCCCTGCACTGCTTCGAATACCAGTTCCATATTGTTTTCTGCCCTCGTCAGCCGCCGGTAACACCGACGTCAAAATCCGTTACCACATCGCGCGCCAGTTCCGACCACCGGCCCGAACGTGGCCGTGCCGGTCAATCCGTTGCGGCGCATTGTGGCCTACTGCACCGATTCTGTCGCTGTGGCGTTGCCTGTTCAAGCGCTCGCCGCTATGGTTGCTGGCGGAGTTCACAACAGGGGCGAGCGGTGACGAGCAGGTCCACAGGCCACGACGGAGCGGAGTTGCACCAGCCATGACCATGATCCGGCTGCAGGCACTGACCGATGTCGGCCGCGTCCGCAGTGGCAACGAGGATTGCGTGTTTGCCGATCCGGGTGGCCGCTTTGCCGTGCTGGCCGATGGCATGGGCGGCGCCAATGCCGGCGAGGTCGCCAGCCACCTTGCGGTCGATACCATCCGGGCCCGGCTGACGGCGACGCTGGCCCATCAGCAATTGCCGGTGGTGGACGAGCTGCAGGAACAATTGCTGATTGCCATCGAAGAAGCGCAGCGGCAGATCCGCACCCGCGCCAGCCGCGATCCGCAATGCGCCGGCATGGGCACGACCGTGGTCGCCGCCGTCATCAATGCTGATCAGTTGATCATCGCCCACGTCGGCGACTCCCGGCTGTACCGTTTGCGTGGTGGCGAGTTCAAGGCGCTGACCAAGGATCATTCGCTGGTCCAGCTGCACGTTGATCAAGGTTTGCTGACTGCCGAAGAAGCGCGCAGCTCCAGCCAGAAAAACATTCTGCTGCAAGTGCTCGGCTCCGAGCAGATGCCGGTGATCGCCACGGCAATTCATCAGCTGGCCGATGACGACCGTTATCTGCTGTGTTCGGACGGGCTCAATGATTTGCTCAGCGATCACGAAATCGGCGCCCTGCTCGGCAACAAATGGCTGGGTCAGAAGGAGCGCGCGCAGGCGCTGGTAGATGCCGCCAATCAGCTCGGCGGCCGCGACAATGTCTCAGTGGTGCTGATCGACGTCGGCGATGGCGACGCCAGCAGCGGCTGGCGCGACAAACTGAAGCAGTGGTGGCGCTGAGTCGCTGTCCCCACTCAGGTTATCGGCCGGCTCAATTAATTTGAACGAGATCGTCAACGCCGGGCGCTGTTACGGGGCCGGGAAAGCGCCGATGATGCCGTCATCCCATTTGCTGCGGCCGCTGCCATCATGACCCGTCAACCTGTTCTGTTCGTTTCCCACGGCGCGCCCACGCTGCCGCTGCAACCTGGCGCCACGGGTGCGCTCTGGCAACAGCTTGGCGCTGAGCTCGCCGCGCAAGCGGCACCGCCACGCGCAATTCTGGTGCTATCGGCGCATTGGGCCAGCGCGCAACCGCAAGTCAGCGCGGCAAGCCAGCCCGCCACCATTCACGACTTCTACGGTTTTCCGGAGCCCTTGTACGCGCTGCAGTATCCGGCGCCCGGTGCGCCGGCGCTGGCAACACGCATCCAGCAACTGCTCAGTGAACAAGGCATCGAGACCCACGTGCATCCCGATCGTGGTTTGGATCATGGCGCCTGGGTGCCGCTGCTGTTCCTGCGTCCGGCAGCCGATATTCCGGTGCTGCAATTGTCGATACAGCCGCAGCGCGATCCGCGCTGGCATTTTGCGCTCGGGCTGGCGCTGACGGCGCTGCGCGACGACGGCGTGCTGATTCTGGCCAGCGGTTCGGCCAGCCACAATTTGCGCGAAGTGATGAGCGGGCGCTATGGCGCAGATTCGAATTCATCCGGGCCCGATTGGTTGCAGCAATTTCGACACTGGCTGATCACGGCCGTCGCCGCGCGCGACACCGCCGCTTTGCTCGACTATAAGCAACAGGCGCCGCATGCGCTGCGCAATCATCCGACCGATGAGCATTTGTTGCCGCTGTTCGCCGCCATCGGCGCGGCCGGCGATGATGCCGTCGAACATTTCGCACCGGAAATCACCCTTGGTGCGCTGGCCATGGACGTGTGGCGCTGGCAACAAGGCGCGAGCTGATTGCCGACCGGTTGACCCGGCGCAACCGCCGCAGCAGTCAGCGCCGGCAGGATGAATCAACCGGGCATTCCGTCACGGAGCAGACAATGGCCATGAGCCAGGGACTCAGCAGCAGCGAAGCGGCACAACGGCTGTTGCGTGATGGCGGCAATGAGCTGCCCGCCGCGCAACCGCGATCGTTGGCGCGGCTGTTGATTGATGTGCTGCGCGAACCCATGCTGCTGATGCTGGTCGGTTGCAGCGCCGTGTATCTGCTGTTTGGCGAGCCCCGCGACGCCGCCGTGCTGGGCATCGCCATGCTGGCGGTGGTCGGCATCACGCTCTATCAGGAGCGCAAAACCGAACACGCACTGGCGGCGCTGCGCGACTGGTCGAGTCCGCGCGCGCTGGTACTGCGTGATGGCCAGCGCGTTCGCATTGCCGGGCGCGAGGTGGTGGTCGGTGACTGGTTGATCCTCAGCGAGGGCGATCGGGTACCGGCCGATGCCGTGCTGCGTGATGCCAATCATCTGCAAGTCGATGAGTCGCTGTTGACCGGTGAATCGGTTCCGGTACGCAAACATGGTGATGCCGCGCTTGCCCGCCTCGACCGACCCGGTGGCGACGACACCGCGCTGGTATTTTCCGGCACCCTGATCACCAGTGGTCACGGCGTTGCCGAAGTGCTGGCGACCGGCAAACACAGCGAGCTCGGCCGCATCGGCAAGGCGCTGCAATCGCAGGCCCCCGGTGCCAGCGCGCTGCAACGCGAAACCCGGGCGCTGGTCCGGCGCGTGGCGATCATCGCCATCGCGTTGTCACTGCTGGTGTTGCTGCTGTACGGACTCAGTCGTGGCCAATGGCTGCAGGCATTTCTCGCCGCCATTTCGGTGGCGATGGGTTTGCTGCCGGAAGAGTTTCCGGTCGTGCTGACGGTGTTCATGGCGCTCGGTGCCTGGCGCATGTCACGTCAACATGTGCTGACCCGGCGCCTGACCGCCATCGAAGCGCTCGGCGCCGCCACGGTGCTCTGCGTCGACAAGACCGGCACTCTGACCGAAAACCGGATGACGGTTTCGCAATTGCTGATCGCAAGCGGCGAAACGTTTGCGGTTAGCGATCAGCCGCTGCCGGAATCCACGCATCAGCTGATCGAATTTGCCCTGCTGGCCAGCCGCACCGATCCGTTTGATCCGATGGAGCGGGCCATCCGCGAGCTGGGCTTGCATGACCAGATCGACGCCGGACATCTGCATCGCGACTGGCGCATGCTGCGCGAATACCCGTTGTCGCGCGAACTGCTGGCGATGTCGCAGCTATGGCAAACCGCCGCGGGCGATCAGCGGGTGATTGCCGCCAAAGGCGCACCGGAAGCGATTGCCGATCTCTGCCATCTCGACGCCAAGGCGCGCGCCACCCTGTTGCAACAGGTCACCGCGTTTGCCGATCAGGGCCTGCGGGTACTGGCCGTTGCCCGCGCCGAACTGATGCACAGCAATGTTGCCATCGCCGGCGACGACGGCTCCGTCGGTGCGACAGTTCAAACCGGACAAACTGAGCAAGCAGAACCCATAGAACGAACCGCACAAACCGCATCAACAACAGCTCACGATTACGCCTTCGAATGGCTCGGACTGCTGGCGCTGCGCGATCCGGTGCGGCCACAAGTGCCTGCCGCAGTGCAAGCCTGCCGCGAGGCCGGCATCCGCGTGTTGATGATCACGGGCGACTATCCCGGCACCGCCATCAGCATTGCCCGGCAAGCCGGCTTGGCCGCGCCCGAGGCCGTGTTGCTCGGCCGCGAAACCGAACAACTTGATGACGCGACACTGGCGCAGCGGCTGGCTCAGACCAGCGTCATCGCGCGCGCCATTCCCGAACACAAACTGCGCATCGTCAAGGCCTTGCAAGCCTCTGGCGAAGTAGTGGCAATGACCGGTGATGGCGTCAACGATGCGCCGGCGCTGCGAGCGGCCGATATCGGCATTGCGATGGGCGGTCGCGGCACCGATGTGGCGCGGGAAGCGGCAGCGATTGTGCTGACCGATGACAATTTTCGCTCGATTGTCGATGCCGTCCGGTCCGGTCGGCGCATTTTTC contains:
- a CDS encoding TetR/AcrR family transcriptional regulator, with the translated sequence MSKGEQTRQHILGTALGMARERGLEGLTIGSLADGLAMSKSGVFAHFGSKEELQIAVLKEAAERFAEQVLRPALAQPRGVARVRAILQHWLAYSVASGLPGGCLFIAAAAEFDDKPGPVRDFLQQQQSQWRLSLLKAIQMAVDAGELPAETDPEQFGFELFALVLASHHDQRLLGETQALGRAQRGFERLLAYPPLHLSH
- a CDS encoding alpha/beta hydrolase, producing MQTALSPSKSTTVRAEGVPTGIRLGFQLLEKLSPALALTALNRVFARPARHPWPAEEQKWLALAERKTLFSRDMPLPEWDGKALAVYRWRPTTAMTGRVLLMHGWAGRATQLWPFLPGLLAAGKEVIALDAPGHGHSHGRWSSLLQFSRALQRVVRELGPIDGTITHSFGGPSLLHAMTEGLTVPKAVLIAPPIRVLDFTQALVRTLGLSEASRQRLHAHWEEKLGIRFADLDAIKMAAELHGDALIIHDQHDRDVPHSRGALLAEAWPNATLLSTTGLGHRRVLKDPAVVAAALAHLR
- a CDS encoding VOC family protein, translated to MTSLAVQGIGQIAVYVHDLPSAVRFYREQLGLRYLFEAGGMAFFDVNGVRLMLSQPNAADPQQRASVLYFKVADIDHSWQALMAAGTVAREPPQQVYAAAGTAQWLAFFEDPSGNVMALMEERKQA
- a CDS encoding Rossmann-fold NAD(P)-binding domain-containing protein — encoded protein: MTKTDDQRQRWRSYSALAAPAMFAIDTLLSNRVASLPPATGWRPPCSIDCAWQARKPAATISRILRRLALREGMMSNVICGQGRLGGRVTALLAARQLPLIPLRLDRDAGLINPAGPVPADIDRLLICLVPRHPDGGSGWTGLLNGLQRQLERGELRLRQVLLVSSTAVYESYEHGWVTASSPVTAASARSAGLIEAEQTARALTADSCIVRLAGITGPGYERYDPVAMSQQQPRHAIDVRAAAALIAELALRPAQAARTELITDGYIYFRQQRYPAQPSLPELATLAQQHRLMRPSLSAPELS
- a CDS encoding serine/threonine-protein kinase; translated protein: MWIPGYRIVRTLGEGGMATVYLAVQENFEREVALKIMSPQLARGDSSYGERFIREARIVAQLNHPHIVAVYDVGVHDGQHYLAMEYVPGSDLKLKRLDLSLAQTLSAVKQIALALEYAHKKGYVHRDIKPENVLLNEDNSRAVLTDFGIARPSGVEGGLTQTGTAIGTPSYMSPEQALGKPLDHRTDLYSLGVVLYFLLVGEVPFTADSAVAVGIKHAVEPVPRLPAALMPFQLIIDKALAKAADKRFQTGAEFAHALDELITKLNSELEQAWRAQLHAMAGAEKAAPAATIISGANPTIAPPTRTPAGTPSAAAHSSGNPSAAMSVARSPATPTIVGEAALVAHAIDRPGGQARARSVLQTPAQPAAKSGKGLLIALTLVLVAAGAAGWLWYQQKSAVATDATAASNSKPAATNDQTVTVPVSNPTTAENGSGSDAGNLTGSNTATETNAAPTEPASDATNTSSSTNTNTNAGDVANAPTQAPVSEAKPEPVAAEPGPSIPAVAETAPASEPVAADPKAEALRKLLADADKRLKAGKLIEPANDNAEALYQQALKLDNKNAAAKDGLKNVGTALAKQGIDASKAGDGLRATMLYERAVVLAPKARDVQLLKQRLDGAARAEQAKPLLAKAKQYETAGALITPANANAYDLYKQAQKIDPASTLALAGLSQVEVKLADEIERLWRKGQVGEASALYAGAKERYPDSKDIADAGKAIVQGANRKPKPKPSDTLDDELQRPEILSLRVSGNPINSLPSDQPTLLVIGTSLHAAFTYQNFKSGSTVVEATLYDDNHQIKLGSKKLTLNYDAGELRFQIDRPVEGFPDGEYFLDLFANGERLSSLPFKIQRADLF
- a CDS encoding type VI secretion system-associated FHA domain protein, translating into MELVFEAVQGPFAGGASAGSVLARFDGSGGIIGRSPECQLVLDDPERTVSRQHAGIRRRGDQFVLEVLSQVNPVLVNGEPCAHGQTAVLNDGDTLAIGPFSVKLKVIVAAPAAVPAVKAETSASADAGSADSQRALQMLSQGLGFPLRANSSAEAEEKLRLYGEMLAEALEGLRRLMLQRAESKSELVPANRTIVVATDKNPIKHAGTRQEMMSLMFSSEAIAAGIVDPVGAVRDAMTDIRQHEAAMLTGLHGAVDGALKRLSPSAIEKETSGGFLPALRKAALWDHYCSRHGELGADMMKSGSTGIWDDFKHSYNEEIARQKARK
- a CDS encoding PP2C family protein-serine/threonine phosphatase, encoding MTMIRLQALTDVGRVRSGNEDCVFADPGGRFAVLADGMGGANAGEVASHLAVDTIRARLTATLAHQQLPVVDELQEQLLIAIEEAQRQIRTRASRDPQCAGMGTTVVAAVINADQLIIAHVGDSRLYRLRGGEFKALTKDHSLVQLHVDQGLLTAEEARSSSQKNILLQVLGSEQMPVIATAIHQLADDDRYLLCSDGLNDLLSDHEIGALLGNKWLGQKERAQALVDAANQLGGRDNVSVVLIDVGDGDASSGWRDKLKQWWR